In a genomic window of Vigna angularis cultivar LongXiaoDou No.4 chromosome 6, ASM1680809v1, whole genome shotgun sequence:
- the LOC108343002 gene encoding uncharacterized protein LOC108343002 — protein MHRVGSASNGNNSTRPRKEKRLTYVLNDSDDTKHCAGINCLALLTSEASDGSDYLFTGSRDGRLKRWVLSVDRATCSATFESHVDWVNDAVLVGDSTLVSCSSDTTLKTWNALSLGTCTRTLRQHSDYVTCLAAAGKNSNIVASGGLGGEVFVWDIEAATTPVSKSNDSTVDESSNGINGSGNSLPLTSLRTINSSTNMSMNTNQTQGYIPIAAKGHKDSVYALATNESGTILVSGGTEKVVRVWDARTGSKTLKLKGHTDNIRALLLDSTGRYCLSGSSDSMIRLWDIGQQRCVHSYAVHTDSVWALASTPTFSHVYSGGRDFSLYLTDLQTRESSLLCTGEHPILQLALHGDNMWVASTDSSVHRWPTEGCNPEKIFQRGNSFLAGNLSFSRARVSLEGSTPVPVYKEPTLTILGTPAIVQHGVLNNKRHVLTKDASGSVKLWEITKGVVIEDYGKVSFEEKKEELFEMVSIPAWFTVDTRLGSLSVHLDTPQCFSAEMYSADLNIVGKPEDDKVNLGRETLKGLLAHWLRKRKQRTGSPASANGELLSGKDIASRSLTHSRIEVDGSSENDTMVYPPFEFSVTSPPSIITEGSHGGPWRKKITDLDGTKDEKDFPWWCLDCVLNNRLPPRENTKCSFYLQPCEGSSVQIVTQGKLSAPRILRIHKVINYVIEKMVLDKPLDSLNADGSFAPGVTGSQSQHQTVGDGSFRSGFKPWQKLRPSIEILCSNQVLSPEMSLATVRAYIWKKTEDLVLNYRLVQSR, from the exons ATGCACCGCGTGGGTAGTGCGAGCAACGGAAACAACTCAACTCGTCCTCGCAAGGAGAAGAGATTAACCTATGTGTTGAATGATTCTGATGACACTAAG CATTGTGCAGGCATAAATTGTTTGGCTCTGCTTACATCTGAAGCATCTGACGGGTCTGATTATCTCTTCACTGGGAGCCGTGATGGCAGGTTAAAGCGATGGGTACTATCTGTGGATAGAGCAACATGCTCGGCTACTTTTGAATCTCATGTTGATTGG GTTAATGACGCTGTTCTTGTTGGTGACAGTACACTTGTTTCTTGTTCGTCAGATACTACCCTCAAG ACATGGAATGCCTTGTCCCTTGGAACTTGTACTAGGACGCTTCGGCAACACTCTGACTATGTTACATGCCTTGCAGCAGCAGGAAAAAAT AGCAATATTGTTGCCTCTGGTGGCCTTGGTGGGGAGGTTTTTGTATGGGATATAGAGGCTGCCACCACTCCAGTCTCTAAGAGCAATGACAGTACAGTTGACGAATCTTCAAATGGTATCAATGGTTCTGGCAACTCACTACCATTGACAAGCTTGCGAACTATTAACTCAAGCACCAATATGTCCATGAACACTAATCAAACTCAGGGATACATTCCAATTGCTGCCAAAGGCCATAAAGATTCTGTTTATGCATTAGCTACAAATGAAAGTGGAACAATTCTCGTGTCTGGTGGCACTGAAAAG GTTGTGCGCGTCTGGGACGCAAGAACAGGATCAAAGACTCTAAAGCTAAAAGGGCACACAGATAACATCAGGGCTCTGCTTCTGGATTCTACTGGCAG ATATTGTTTATCTGGATCTTCAGACTCAATGATAAG GCTTTGGGATATAGGTCAGCAGAGATGTGTGCATTCTTATGCAGTTCATACAGATTCTGTTTGGGCACTTGCCAGCACCCCAACGTTTAGTCATGTTTATAGTGGGGGGAGAGACTTTTCA TTATACTTGACAGATTTGCAAACCAGAGAGAGTAGTTTGCTTTGTACTGGCGAGCACCCTATTCTTCAATTAGCTTTGCACGGTGATAACATGTGGGTTGCATCAACAGACTCTTCAGTTCATAGATGGCCCACTGAAGGATGCAACCCTGAAAAGATTTTCCAGAGAGGCAATTCTTTTTTAGCAGGAAACTTGTCTTTTTCAAGAGCAAGAGTGTCACTGGAAGGATCTACCCCT GTTCCTGTATACAAAGAACCTACCTTAACTATCCTTGGTACACCTGCAATAGTACAACATGGAGTTTTGAATAATAAGAGGCATGTGCTGACAAAG GATGCATCTGGTTCAGTGAAACTTTGGGAGATTACTAAAGGCGTTGTGATTGAAGATTATGGAAAG GTTTCATTTgaggagaaaaaggaagagtTATTTGAGATG GTTAGCATTCCTGCATGGTTTACTGTGGATACCAGGCTTGGGAGCTTGTCAGTTCATTTGGACACACCCCAGTGTTTTTCTGCAGAAATGTATTCAGCAGATCTTAACATTGTCGGCAAGCCTGAAGATGATAAG GTTAATTTGGGCCGTGAAACCCTTAAAGGGCTCCTGGCTCATTGGTTGAGAAAACGAAAGCAGAGAACAGGATCCCCAGCTTCGGCTAATGGGGAGTTATTATCTGGAAAAGATATTGCTTCTAGAAGTCTTACCCATTCAAGAATTGAGGTTGATGGTAGTTCTGAGAATGATACTATGGTTTATCCTCCGTTTGAATTCTCAGTTACTTCCCCTCCTTCCATTATTACTGAGGGCTCTCATGGAGGTCCGTGGAGGAAAAAAATTACTGATTTAGATGGAACTAAGGATGAGAAAGACTTCCCCTGGTGGTGCCTTGATTGTGTCTTGAATAATCGGTTACCTCCCAGAGAAAACACTAA ATGCAGTTTCTATTTGCAGCCGTGTGAAGGCTCCTCAGTCCAGATTGTCACCCAAGGGAAGCTAAGTGCTCCACGTATATTAAGAATTCACAAG gttattaattatgtaattGAGAAGATGGTGCTTGACAAACCTTTGGACAGCTTAAATGCTGATGGTAGTTTCGCCCCTGGGGTTACTGGTTCACAGTCACAGCATCAAACAGTTGGAGATGGATCCTTTCGATCTGGATTTAAGCCTTGGCAAAAGCTTAGACCTTCTATTGAAATATTGTGCAGCAACCAG GTCCTATCTCCTGAAATGAGCTTGGCCACAGTGCGAGCTTATATATGGAAGAAAACAGAGGACTTGGTTCTAAATTACAGACTAGTTCAAAGCAGGTGA
- the LOC108323711 gene encoding uncharacterized protein LOC108323711, translating to MSMDDPVEMFRALQQKMDEMQQRHEDELAAVKADCEARIAREIGGKDRERERVRDKGKAAAEEQTSRGTECDKTWRPTGSDAEGSKAKSVHAESATEDRRMVVKPEPSSALLLPFTQNIMDVQISEQFIAPQFKMYNGTTDPEGHIKTFSNAMAFRTGNDAIWCRAFSLSLEDEALEWFNTLPPNSIENFAGLKQLFIKQFAASSTQDLTVFELITLKQGKEEALRAFMDRYQKTVRRVKSLMPELALHYILPALKPGPFKDSVCRRAPKTMEELRERATDEIRVEEMKLSYKRENQELRGERADGGKPSGSTGKPSSTKYKDQRRGPRFQQYTPLNAPREKILREALSAYLIPEQEKRPTPKDADGSKHCAYHKNMGHTTEECVTLKDKIEELIRAGKLKKYVRDERPPHPTERPVQRPTYRSDRPRNTRAERPRSERRPSRSRSRSRERPLRGRVILLRP from the coding sequence atgagcaTGGACGACCCGGTTGAGATGTTTAGAGCTCTACAGCAAAAGATGGACGAAATGCAGCAGCGTCACGAGGACGAGTTGGCGGCTGTAAAGGCCGACTGTGAGGCCCGGATAGCTCGGGAGATTGGAGGGAAGGACAGAGAGAGGGAGCGAGTAAGAGATAAAGGAAAAGCTGCGGCAGAGGAACAAACGTCCCGGGGTACCGAGTGTGATAAGACCTGGAGGCCTACCGGGTCCGATGCGGAAGGGAGTAAAGCTAAGTCGGTACACGCAGAGAGCGCGACCGAAGATAGACGAATGGTGGTGAAGCCAGAACCCTCTTCCGCGCTATTACTCCCCTTCACCCAAAATATAATGGATGTTCAAATTTCGGAACAGTTCATAGCGCCGCAGTTCAAAATGTATAACGGGACGACAGACCCCGAGGGACACATTAAGACGTTCTCGAACGCTATGGCATTCAGAACGGGCAACGACGCCATTTGGTGCCGAGCGTTCTCGCTCTCGTTGGAGGACGAGGCACTGGAATGGTTCAACACCCTTCCCCCAAACTCCATAGAAAATTTCGCCGGACTGAAGCAGCTGTTCATTAAGCAATTTGCGGCCAGTAGTACCCAGGACTTGACCGTGTTCGAATTGATTACCCTCAAGCAGGGGAAAGAAGAAGCACTGCGGGCATTCATGGATAGATACCAAAAGACCGTCCGGCGGGTAAAGAGCCTGATGCCAGAACTCGCACTGCATTACATTTTACCGGCCCTCAAGCCGGGACCGTTCAAAGATAGCGTCTGCAGGCGAGCTCCTAAGACGATGGAAGAGCTGAGAGAGCGGGCGACAGATGAGATAAGGGTGGAGGAGATGAAGCTCTCTTATAAGAGGGAGAACCAGGAGTTAAGGGGAGAAAGGGCGGATGGTGGGAAGCCTAGTGGCTCAACGGGAAAGCCGTCCAGCACAAAATATAAAGATCAAAGAAGGGGGCCCCGCTTCCAGCAGTATACCCCCCTGAACGCCCCAAGGGAAAAAATCCTTCGCGAAGCGTTAAGTGCATATTTGATCCCAGAGCAAGAGAAACGCCCAACTCCGAAGGACGCAGACGGGAGCAAGCACTGCGCTTACCACAAGAATATGGGTCACACCACCGAGGAGTGTGTAACCCTCAAGGATAAAATAGAGGAGCTGATCCGGGCGGGAAAGCTCAAGAAATACGTCCGGGATGAACGTCCTCCACATCCGACAGAACGGCCTGTACAGCGACCGACTTACCGCTCGGATAGGCCGAGGAACACTAGGGCCGAACGACCTCGCTCAGAGCGGCGACCCAGCCGAAGCCGCAGCCGGAGTCGAGAACGCCCCTTGCGGGGGAGGGTCATCCTCCTCCGCCCGTAA